The DNA region atcttttttttctttttttttttaataaaaataaaaatgttttattttgatattgtTTACTTATAAAATGCAAGTGAGGGGGACTATATATacattaccagtcaaaagtttgaaatcagaaagttttgttaatgttttttgatgctcatcaaggctgcatttatttatttaaaaaaaaaaacaggaaaaatgtaatattgtgaaataacatttttctattttaatatacattaaaatctaatttattccttaCACCAGTCTCCAATGtcgcatgatcctttagaaaacattttaatatgcttatttatgatcagtgttggaaactgttgtgctgcttattttattttattttttggaacgtgatacttttttcagaattctttgatgaataaaaagttacaaagaagataatttattttaaataggaatcttttctaacaatataaactactgttcaaaagtttggggtcagtatatttttattttattttttgaaagaaattaaagcaaggatgtgttaaattattaAGAAGTGATatcaaagatttatattgttagaaaagatttatattttgaataaatgctgttctttttacctttttattcatcaaagaatcctaacaAAGTATTGCAGTTTCCCCAAAAAATACTGGGAagcacaactgttgccaacattgatatttctaataataactcagtatattagaatgatttcttaaggattgtGTGTCACTTTatgctggagtaatggctgatggaaattcagctttgcattatataaataatttcaattttaaaggctatcaaaatagaaaccattattttataatagcattctgcaatattacatttttttctgtatttttgatcaaataaattttgccttgatgagcataagaaacttctttaaaaatattacaagtcttactgatccatagtacaatataatataaaaaaatttgggGCCAAAACAATGGTTTGTCATCACTAAATAACCCATGCTGTCCTTaaacttttatttaatgttaaccCTATAGAGTAAATCCTGTTATTTAGTATGGTGTAAATTGGGATCTGGTTTTCATACAGTAGCATCTTTGCATGTGCATTGAGTATGTTACTTTTTGAACACATAAAATGGACTCTTTCACATGACTGGACCATTTGGGCAAGAAAGAGGGTCTAAGGTTGATGTCATTGCAAGATAACAAAGCTGTTGAATAACTGAACTTCATTCTTCCTTTACTGTTGGAAAATTCAGTCCAATAAGTCTTATCAACCTATTTACACAAAACCAGTACTTGGTCTAGATTTTCCTAATTTTGAGGGTCACTGTTTATGGTCTCATATAACCGTTAGGGCTTAATTGGTGTCTGTCCCGTGACTATGTTATCAGCTTTTTAACATAAGATCTCAATTTGATGGATATTGTTGCAGATGCGACAGATATAATAGATAAAAGGCTATCGTGCCTTTGCATGCTATGGTGTGCAAGGCGATTAAAGTGTTATTGCAATCTGATTAGACAACAATGTTGATACCAAGATAGCAGAAGCTCTTGATATCAAGAAACACTTGGTTTTCTTTTGGCACTGGTCGTGGTGATGAGTGATGCTGGTAATCTATAAAGCACATTAGTTTGACCTCCCTCCAGCAGAGTTGAGAGCCATTCAGAACTGAAGTGAGAATGCCTTTGAAACATCAATTCATTTGAGTTCAGCTTGGAAGCAAAATTAtcaattgtaattttacagtattgTACCGTGTACTAACCCAATAAATTTCTTGTagtacaaggtaactacatggatTATtattaggttcagggttagtacctagttattagcAGTTATTGTAATTGTTATAAAGactacatagtatgtacatgtgcAGTATGATTTTTGTCTTTTATGACTAGTCAGACAATGTTCTGGAATGTTTCATTACAGAGTGTTACAGAAACTTTTAGCGTTTTCCTATCTTGCAGaagtaaaatatcttaattaaaaaaaaaataacaaaaacttaaaTTCACTTGACgtaaataattacagaaataATGATACTACAGGATCATAAATAGTACAAAAATAATTAACACCACAGAAGAACCATcaaaaaattaagtgaaaaaaatttTTGTTATAGTTTTTTATTGTAGCTTATTAGATTAATCTTTGCTCACTTTCATGAAGGGCATCAAAAAGAGGCTCATGCCATATCCAGAATCACCATGACATTTACCAGAACAGATATGCATCTGaacttgtttaatatttaatagttaCTTCATGTTTTTCAGCTTTGAGgatgtctaaatataatttaaaatacatacgCTTTCCTATTATGCAAAAGTGTAACAAGAATATTGATGATTCCTGCTCAGAAacgtatataattattatttttttatatgtatgtattatttcaAATACATCAACACAAGAAAGAACACTCTGCTTGTCAAATCATTTAGGATCATTAAGATAAAGTATTCATATTTTGCCCAAATATTCATAGTGCATACATTGTCCAGTCAATagcagaataatatatatatatatatatatatatatatatatatatatatatatatatatgtttatcccGGTTATCAGATCTCTGTTATCAAAGCATGTATTTGTTTTGTCTCAGTTGTAATATTGTCAATACGGGTTTATATCTAGTGTCCATTCTGATGAAAACAGCCTTATTTAGTTGTCACCTCATAATAATCTCGTACGTGTTTGGTGTGGTCACATGACCCAGACAGAACACAGGGACAATAAGGGTGACACGATTACGACAGAGTACCAGCATGTCAACACGTGGCCCACTTTATGATTGCTGGTTTTCGAGGAAGGTTTAAGATGCTGTTGTGTGTTGGTGATtctagttgtttttgttttggaaaGAGTAGCAAGGGTCTCttggtcaaaaaacaaaacaagacatctACCATAACTTGCTAACACTGGTAAAGTGTTCAAATGAATGCAACACTGTAGGTTACAATGGCTTTCTGCACAATTTCCACAGAAATttgcataaatacatatatagagCAAAATGAGAAACAGTTAGCTCGGACACTAGTCTTTTCATGttataatcattttattaacaCGTTTTTACATGTTTaagccatagactgtataaaaacatggacgcaatgtccgtgatgtcacccataggtttccgaagagcgtttttgaagccaaaagtgggtGGAGTCTGCCGTCCCCTCGCGACACTCCCGGATTATCAAaacaagtggccacgcccttaattatgcagaattttaagtcaagtcaagtcacctttatttatatagcgctttaaacaaaatacattgtgtcaaagcaactgaacaacattcattaggaaaacagtgtgtcaataatgcaaaatgatagttaaaggcagttcatcattgaattcagtgatgtcatctctgttcaaggcttaacaaataaacaaattcacccccctcacagttgtcatgaaaggccaaattagctatatagaccaaaataatttttgaaccaggctgtaaacatgtttttgtcTGCTGTTAAGTTGCTGTTAAGTTGGCAtattaacatggggagtctatgggattaaCTCCCTGCCAATAGcagattttgtatatttttaacacaaaaaaaaagttacggactgcagttTTAAATTAAGTTGGCATCGAATCTTTACAGATTTGACAGATGAATATCTAGAAATCACATTGTCTAGAGTAGACCAAAAAAATAAGTGCCAGTGGCACATGACAAGACCAAGATAGGATACGCTTCATTTAGCTGTATTTTCACAATAGCGtagtataaaaacacatttaagtgGTTTCTCGTGATGTCTGTTTGTTCATATACTCTCATAACAGTCTGTGTACTTTGACCTATTTGTGAATTTTGCAGCTATCCAATAAAGTTGTGATTTGTCATATTTTACTGTGGACAGATGTCATTACACATTTGGTCAAACTCCGCTTATTGACTGCAACGCAAACAACATGGCAGTATTCATAATAGACCAGGCAAACAGCTCAGAGAACAGTCAGATATGGACAAAAAGCTTTTTGAAGTTTGATTCATAATTGTGTGGTGATTACCTTGAGAGCAAAATTCAGTAGATAACAAACAATTTAGGGTGACACATAATACCAATTCTgattattaactagttgcttatttacTTGATTGTTTATTagttcttataaagcacatattcaagCCTTATTCTGCACGACCATATTTTGGGTCCTTTAATCTTACACCATTCCTAAACTTAAAGTGCCCTATCATGGTGAATGAAGGGTTcacattttggttttgggagaccCCAACAGCAGGttaacatgcatgcaaggtcaaaaaaatatttgattgtcttataatatgtatttaattttaccATACTTGTTCAATGACTCCCAAACTATTGGCTCAACCATTATTTGAATCGAAACCTGTCCTTTGCTTGACGCTAATCCGCAGTGATTGGTACGGTTGgtctcattttaatttcattttgccAGTAATGTCTGTTAAAGCATCGTTTGTGAGCTCAGTGCTGCTTTTTGTACAGCATTACCGGGGAAACCGCTATTTTTATGCTCCAAAAGAGGCATCTAGTGGCAAAGATGAATTTGCATTTACATTCAGATCAGCTTTGAAAGAACTGTGCACTTTCTGATTGAAAACTTTACAGGAAGTTTTCTTTCACTTAGAGCTGtgcaattttcaaaaatccataatgggGTACTTTAACTGCTACCTTACCCATTACTGACtaaataagcagaaaattaggagtttattgagttAATAGGGAGAATTTGTCCCCaaacttcaaataaaaatataaacagaaaataaaatgatatacaaTTATTCTAATAATGAAAGAGATTCAATGACTGCAAATTTTAAAGTGCACTACTAAGTTGATAGTATCAAATATCGCTATTCTGTCGACAAAATTCACACTATTTTAACTTTTAGTACATATATTCTCAGGTAATGTTTACAGGTAAATTAACTTGGTTTCCAAAGCAGCTCATTTTATGTGGAGCAACAGCAGCACCTGGAGAAAATCTGAAGAATAACACAGTGTGCATCATGTCACCACTGACTCAATGAGACTTTAcaatgtattataattgtaatcAATATTAACACGTATTCCTCAACTCAGTGCCGaactcaaaatattttaatgcgTTTTAATGTTTTGAAGTTAAATCTTTTTAACAGATAATCACATTACCCACTGATAAGGGAACACAAAGTTTGACGAAGCTAGCAATAAAAGAAAAGCTCAATGGAAACATGAAGAGGAATGAAGAATTCAccataaacaattataataattagaTTGAAAAGACAGCACATCCGGACAAAACAAGGAGAAAAAACTCGCTAGTTAAATTAAGCCAGCCACAGTCAAATCATGGTCCCTCCGGTTGGTCTACTACCTGTATGAGAATAAAGAACAGTTAAATCAATATCAAGGAGCTTATTATATAGGCTATTGTATTCCTCTAGAACTCAGTGTTACCTTTTTGAAGAGCTTAAGTCCAAAGTAATTAGTTGCCATGTTCTTGAGTTTGGTTGCACCACCAACTCTGCATCGCACATATCCATATAGGTTTGCCCACTGCAGCACAACTCCCATGATCACAACcgcctgcgcacacacacacacacacacacacacacacacacacacacacacacacacacacacacacacacacacacacacacacacacacacacacactctctcttatgCAGCAATGCAGCAAATGTAGCCAAATTAGGCATTTGAGAGAATTTAATAACTCACCAACCACTTTATGTTGAAGGAGAATAGTGAGCTAAACACAAAGAGAGCCCAAAACAACGGACACACGATCAGGCCGATCCAGAAAATCCGTGAATCGGAATTCGAGACCCCGTTTTTACTGGTTGCCTTTAAGGAAATAGACCAAATAGTTAGgcattaaagaaacagttcagtcATCAAATAAAATTCTCTCATCATCTATTCTCACGTTGTTAAACTCGTGTATGATGTTAACACAAAAGCTGAGATTTTGAAGAATCTCAACACAGCTCTTTTACATATGAACTCATCTGACAAGCTCAAAAAAGGGTAAATGACTCTATAATATTCATTATCAGCAAGTTCAAATGTGTGGAAATAGATAATAAGATCTGAGACGTACAGCAGAGggcatttttactgttttattatatatagtaaatatgtATTACAGCTTCTGTTTTTCACACAAAGCTAACATgtgattttaatagttttaatttctttGGCTTGAAGATCCTTCACAATTCACCTTTAGTGTTGCATAGAACAAAGAAAGTCAGTCACTATGGGTCTGGAACAACAGGAGGGTTAGTAAATGACGTCAGAATTTCACGTTTGtgtgaactgttcttttaataTTTGAACAGTGTAACTCAAAAGAGGAAATTTCATGCTTTAAAATAATGACACAGCTAAATGTGTTGGGCATTCACTAACAGTGACAAAACATGATCATTAAACTTTGAACGAGCTGCGATAAAAGTTAGCTATAGCTATATATTAAAGTTGTACATTACCTCAGTAGTGTTAGTCACAATCATAAACTTGATTTTTATAATAGGGTTGCCTTCTGtagttgcaatatatatatatatatatatatatatatatatatatatatatatatatatatatatatatatatatttatgtcccGCAGTTTTGTAAAGTTGTACGTGGCGAGACTCACTGATCTGGATTCAAACATCCAGCGACTGTGACCATCTTCATCGACCTGATTCCACCATCTCAAGCCCACCAACAGTCGTCCCGTCACATTCtgatacatgtaaaaaaaaatcacagaaacgTTCCGAAATCTACCTCTTAGAGAAGACCTGATCATTATACATCCTTGAAGTCAAAAGGAAAAGCTCTATTTACTTATGTAAAAAGGTTTAAATGAGGACACACATGGGATGAGACTTTCATTTTATTCAGGTAAAAAGGCAGGCAAGGAACCCTTGAAACATGCTTGTCACTGTGCACGCCAACATGATTTCAGTCAAAATGGAAAGTTGATTTAGTTTGATTAATGCTTACAAAGATGAGTATTTTAAATTTGTAGTAAGACCAGAATTCATGTTGACCCCGTGCTCACCTTTACTGTCCAGAAGTCACATGACAGAAGTAAAATGATGGTGACCATGTTGGCAATAAAACTTCGGCTGAGAAACTCACAAAAGAGGTAGATCAGGATTGCACTTGTGCGGAAGAAGAGATGAAAGAAACAGGCCAGAGGATGTCTGAGAAGAacaaactattatttatatacagtaatcTTTTGGACTGAAGAATGGTTCAAAAAAGGAGAAAGTAGAAactatcacattttattttaaggtccaattcccACTATTAACACACCatgaactatgacttttgcctcagtaaactcctaatttgctgcttattaatagttagtaaggtagttgttaaatttagtaattgggtaggattagggatgtagaataatgtagaatatgtgctttgtaagtactaataaacagccaatatgttaggcATGCTAGCAAGCAACTAGTTAAGATTAAGAATTAGTCCTTATACCAAAGTGTTACATATAGTGCTCAAGATTGCTCTACATTTTAGAAGTTATAAAATGTCACTTAATGTCAAACGGTTTTTTAGTCTGTGTTTTCCCAACTCTAAAAACTCACTTGATGTTTGATTTCTTCTCTCTAAACGCATTTTCATCCTCATGAAATAATGGCACTTCACCGAGAGAATCCTACAAAACAAATACTGCATCAGTTCAGGTTTTAACACTACGACATTCAAAGTGATTCAGAATTGTATGTATAATGCAACCgcgatttttcttttttcttcttcatccaCAAGTCATGCAGACAGATGCTCTTAAATGGAAAAACTCTACATATTGTGACTTAGAGCTCTTTCATAACAGGTTTCTTTAAAGGAAATATAAGTGACAACTCACCTGTCTGTTCATGTTGGTGAATGTAGTCTTGTTTCCTGCTGACGTGTATGTAAACACACGTGTCCACTCTACGAAAAGCAATCAttactaatatttaatttaagcGATCCTCCTTTAGGGGGCGCGTGGTGGCTCAAATAATGATTCCTAAATAGAATTACATGCAAATGTATTAGCCAATAATGTTTTAAGGGGACATCATTTTCAACAAGTTTGTCTTGTAAAAAACAGCTCTGGCACCAGAGTAACGTGGAGAACGATGTGTTTATGGATTTAATAGCATATTTAATAGTAGTATATGAATGCCCTATCCCTTCAagttattgtttttgtatttttgtatcatGGTACGCTCCATTACCTGATGAATCTCTAGAAAATAATAAGTCAGAAACTATTTACCTCTAAATAATTTTGTACATTCTGGGTTTGCTCATATTGAATTGGATGTCATGTCTTTAGAGGGCAAGGTTTTGGACAGAGTGCTTAAGTGATGGGGCTAGTCTAATTCAGTGGCTAAGTTAGCAAAATGGTGGCAATCGCTTACAACACCTTTCGataatatcatatataataaAGTTACAAGGTATTCTGCCAACATGGCACATTTAAGGAACATAGATAGGACAGAGAGAGGGAGGTAATGTAACCACACACTTTTTCTCCTATCATGGTTTCGTGGAACCCACCGCTAGACGCACGCAACAGAGCGTCACAGTTTTcctattaaatattttacagtagCCTTAATGTGTGCCTTTATTGTCATTTTAGTAGATGTTTGACTGGCAAAATAGCTCTTGTCAATTTGTCACTAAGCTAAAGCATGACAGTTAGTTGGTGACTGATCAAAGGTCGCTCCGTCTTTCTTCCTAACCATTCATTTCACCATGGCTCTTCAACACAACGTCTTGCTTTTCCTTTACATTTTACCTTTTACAAATGCACTCTACAAGCAATGGATTCAAGAAACCAATTTTGACAACGCTACCAACTGGGATAAAGGCTCTGTACCCTGCGGGAACGACCAAGTTGTGTTTTTAGCTCAAAGGAAAGTATCTGTGTATGTAGAAACAGCTCACACTATCACTGGAATGAGCTTGCCGGTGGATGGAGAACTGATTCTGGCATCCGGCGCTGGGTTTACTGTAAGGGAGGGTGGAGATCCTGGTTGTGGATCTGGGGTCACGGCACACTTTAAAGACCCTGAATTTCAGAAATGGTTCGACCCATTGCTGTGGGTGACTGCAATGACAATAGATGACCTGCACAGAGGTATATATCAATTTTCAGTCCACGAAGAGAGTGTCCCGTGTCAGTATGATGATGTGGTATTTCGAGAGACCACATCATTCCGTGTGGACGTTTCATCAGATCATGACGTGCCCGTGAAGAGTGTGTCTGTACTTGGGAAGAAGTTCACCAGCAGCTATGAGTTTTCTCAATACATGTCATCCAATTCCGGCAAGCTGCAGTTCCATGGGTCCTCATCCCTTAAAGTTGGTGGTTCAGGGTGTGACGATATTATGGGGTGCATTTGTGACAACTCTGGAAATCGAGACAGGATCTGTTCAAATGTGAAATGTGATTCGTTGGAGTGCAAGAAACCTCTGAACCCGGTGGGACACTGCTGCAACGTCTGTGGTGCTGTTGTGAATGTTCAGTTCTCTTCGAGCTTCAACTTTGAGTCATATCGCCAACGGCTGCAGCACCTCTTTCTCAGCCAGCATAGATATAAATCTATACAGATGGCCTAGTCGTAAGTGTCAAAAGAGCTGAGGCTGCTGCGAGTGATTCCTTTTGGAGCCACTCAGGAGATTCATGTTTTGCTTCTGGACCAGAAAACAGATCAGGAAGCCGGGAAGCTGGCTGAAGCTCTCGCTCGAGACGTGGTGCAGGATGTGCACAACCACGGATTGAACATCGGCATCACCAGCGCGGAGTTCCAGGCATCATCTGGCGCGAGCAGCAGCGAGGCGGCTTGAACAGTGCAGGGGTCGTGGTGGGCGCAGTGCTGGGCTCCCTGCTTGGAGTGGGTCTACTTGCAGCCGTTGTTATGCTCTACCGCCGTGGCATCGTTAAGATACCCAGAATGCCTAGCATCCCCTCACTCAGCAAGTGGAAGAACAGTAGTGAGATTGGGGAGCTTGGTGGCCCCTTGGACCACGGCTTTGACAACCCCATGTTTGACAAACCAACTATGATGCCTGAGGAACCAGGGCTTTACGGGACAGAAATGATAAACTCGATAACTCTAACTCAATCAGGAGTGCATTTCGTAAATCCTGTTTATGATGAAACTGATTTCAATGCATGAATGGTGTAGTATCAGCTGATCCGATTTAGGGGATGTGatgataaaataatatgaataaaaacttaaCATAATCATTGATGAACTAAGAATCTAAGATTATTTTTGGCTATATTATTGTTTCACTACTACTTTTAATTCAGGGTTAAATTCTAAGATACAAACATgtatttgattaataaataaataataccatGTGCATTTGCCAGTCTTCCTCACGTGAAGTTTGTTGCCACAACATTTAGCTAATGACTCCATGGTGACAAACAAGTACAATAATTAAATCTCAGATTTGAAGGTTACAACTTCAAAGTGTAATGCTGGATTCTAGCCATGTTGTTAGATTGCAAGACTGACTCTGTTTACCACAAATACTTAATTATTCAACTTTAAATTGACAGATTCTTCAGTGGTACATTGCATGCTCAGCAATCAAGAACCTATATGAGCTTCTCAAGCTGCtaaaattttatttagatttttttaaaggttctTGATGTTACATTTCAGATTAGTTCTGCCCTTTTGTGCACGCAGCTTTGTCTTCTGGACAGTTCTGTTGAATCATACAGGAGCTTTATCCTTGGATGTCAGGCAGGATGCTTAGCATAATTTGTGTCAATTCCTAAGggaatatttttcattatatcttTGTTGGTTTCTACAGAAATCACATTTACAGCCTTTACATCTCTGAAGGCTT from Carassius carassius chromosome 1, fCarCar2.1, whole genome shotgun sequence includes:
- the zgc:112148 gene encoding Golgi apparatus membrane protein TVP23 homolog B isoform X1, which codes for MNRQDSLGEVPLFHEDENAFREKKSNIKHPLACFFHLFFRTSAILIYLFCEFLSRSFIANMVTIILLLSCDFWTVKNVTGRLLVGLRWWNQVDEDGHSRWMFESRSATSKNGVSNSDSRIFWIGLIVCPLFWALFVFSSLFSFNIKWLAVVIMGVVLQWANLYGYVRCRVGGATKLKNMATNYFGLKLFKKVVDQPEGP
- the zgc:112148 gene encoding Golgi apparatus membrane protein TVP23 homolog B isoform X2, whose translation is MNRQDSLGEVPLFHEDENAFREKKSNIKHPLACFFHLFFRTSAILIYLFCEFLSRSFIANMVTIILLLSCDFWTVKNVTGRLLVGLRWWNQVDEDGHSRWMFESRSATSKNGVSNSDSRIFWIGLIVCPLFWALFVFSSLFSFNIKWLAVVIMGVVLQWANLYGYVRCRVGGATKLKNMATNYFGLKLFKKVTLSS